GCACTCTTTGGGCTCCTAATCAAGAATATCTACAAAATTACACCCGAAGGGTGGAGCCCAATCCAGGGTGAAGCGTTTCTGTTCGAAGAGTCGGCCTAAAGTCGGCCCTGTCGTCACCCGTGCCCCCGGTGGCTGTGGATATCCGATGCCGCCCGCTTCCCCGTCGAGGCGGGCATCTCGCGAACCATGGAGATGCCGCGATGCCCTGGGAGCACTCTTCTTCTGCCCAGCAGATCCACGTCTACGAGACGGAAGAGCGAACCGTCGTCCAGCTGCGCGGCGAGATCGACATAGCCGTGGTCCTGCGAGTCACCGCCACGGTGGACACGGCCACAGGCCGACCGAGTACCGACGTGGTGATCGATCTCAGCCCCGTTGAGTTCCTGGACTGCTCCGGGCTGGGGTTGCTCTGCCGTGCGCGGCGACGGGTCGAAGAGCGGGGCGGACACCTGACGCTCGTCTGTCCCCAACCCCACATCCGTAAGATGATCCGGATCGTCGACCTCAGCCAGGTCTTCGTCCTGACGGACACACTGGACGAGGCACTAAACGGTCGCACATCCGTAAGTTGAGAACGGCCCCACGGCCGCGTCTCGCCGATGGCCGCCAGGACGATCCGCACGTGCGGATCACCTGGCAGGGGGCAGGTCCCTGCGTCGGCGGCCGACGCCTGCACCCTGCGACGGCCGCCCCTGTCCTGGCGTTCTCGGGTGGCGGCTGATGCACGGTGGGGGGAAGGACCGCGGCGGAGAAAGCCTTCCCGCGGGTCATACGTGTCTGTTCTGAAGCATCCACGCCATGGCGGTCGTCAGCGTGTAAACGGGACTCTTAGGGTCCGAGTGGCCCTAGCAGGGCGCGGGGCGGGCCTCGTCTACTGGTTGGCATCACCGGCAGCCTCGGTCCGTGTGACGGACAGTGGACCGAGGCCCGACCACTGGGGGCCCGCGATGAGCGACGAATCCGTCGGGCACCTCCTACGGGCCCGTCAGCGGGAC
The DNA window shown above is from Streptomyces sp. NBC_01451 and carries:
- a CDS encoding STAS domain-containing protein; this encodes MPWEHSSSAQQIHVYETEERTVVQLRGEIDIAVVLRVTATVDTATGRPSTDVVIDLSPVEFLDCSGLGLLCRARRRVEERGGHLTLVCPQPHIRKMIRIVDLSQVFVLTDTLDEALNGRTSVS